Genomic DNA from Salvia miltiorrhiza cultivar Shanhuang (shh) chromosome 1, IMPLAD_Smil_shh, whole genome shotgun sequence:
atatatatatatatatatatatatatatatatatatatatatatatatatattgtaattacAAATTTACATTAGATGCGTGTTTAGTATTGGCAATAAGCCCTTGTTTGGTCTCATGCATATATTTCCACTTCCAACTTTTATTATTTCCGGTAAAGTTTGCAGGGTGcattatatacaattaattatttttgtatggCAATTAGAAGTCTAATTGAatgaacatttttttattatatatctaTTGTAATTAGTTTTTGACGGTGTGTTTTCTTTGGTGgtaaacttatatatataaaaagagaaataaaaaatctctccttttaaattcttcatttttcttttccccattttctataaattaataatttcacTGTTTCTTCTTCCTATTTTTCACTCCATGGTAAGATACTATTATCATACTAAGCTAATACATCTTGATAATCTTATCTCTCTTTGGAGttaaaagaaagaataaaaaagGGCGAAATTCTTTTTATAGAAACTGATAGAAAAGAAATGAGTGAtgtagagagaaaaaaaaaatatatatatccatcattttctcatAATAAGTTTACAATCAAAGATAACACACCCTTAGGTTTATATATGTTTGACAAGGAGTGGTTAGGTTGTAAATCACTTTTAGAGTATAGATTTGCACTATTGATCTACCATAATGAGAATTAATCTTTGAGATATCGTGTGTAAATGTCcgaattttatgtaaaatacaTCTGAAAATTATTGTGCAAAAAtctaaatttcaaaattaaaattttcgcttTTTATGAAATTCGAACAAATATcttgaattcatccaacagagtGATGAATCatccgtagatcttgatgatctaagggttaaAAATAGTTCATAGTCATACTCTCTTCGTCCTATATACATGGGCTGATTGAAATTTACACAaggattaagaaaaatcattgaaaatataaatatacaagTAAACTTCCTAATacacccatatttattatttaatgatgaattaaagttggagtaaattaaaaaattaaatagggatataTATAATAGTAAACGCGCGAgtaaaaaaacattaatttttatgaaaacAAGCCTGTATATTTGGGACATCTgtaaaaggaaaacaagcctatataaatgggacaaagggagtattcCGTCCACAATATCGTTTCCATTTTGTGGACGGCCCAGATTTTAAAAAAGTAGGAGATAGCAGTGGGTATTATTATGAGTGGAGTTTGGACTattgtgttgtgagtggagtttgtgaGACTCtattactataaatggaagtggaaatgaTATTATGGATGAATCAAAATGGTAAAAGTGAAAACGATGTTGTTGACGAAATAGTATTTTAGAAGGAtcagaatttttattttagctgaTCATCCCTACTTTGACAGATAGAAATATGTTTGGTcgattaattatcatattatgaCGTGCATGCATGTTTAACGCATAAATTATGCATTTGATGTAAATGAAAATTCGCACAAATCGGtcttaattaaaattgaaatgcaaattaattataaatcataATGTTACATGTTTCTAAGCcggttttgagttttttttttttaattaattattataaattcttctccttctttcttCCTCCTAGTCCCCTCACAAGTTTATAATGAACAGAAAGCTTGCTAGTGCTTTCCACAAACAATTGTTATTGTTACAACACCAAACTGtgaatatatatagatatcaaTTATTGAACAAAAACAGATgacaatatattaattttacatAATTAGGAAAAGGCTGATTATTAAAAGTCTCAAAAACCAACAACCTGAATTCCTGTGTGACCATCCACCAAAATGAAAACCCTAGCTAACTAGGCTATGGGGTAGAGTACAACAGAAGGGTAAGTATAAAAACATGGCCCAAGCTATTTGGAACCATGAAAAAAAGCTCAGAGAGCTAAAAATAAAACCCTTCTTCAAAATGAACCCCATAACAAAACTCTAGAGGTGATGATGCCATCTAAAATGGTGGAGAGCTATTCAACAGGAAATTAGGCAAAACACAACAGCTCATCTGGATAAAAagactatattatatatatcacCAACTTGCGTTAATAATCCTTCATATTCTGAGAGCACCGCGTAAATTCTTCACCAGTTCCTTCATATCCAGACTGGATTCATCATCCCTCTGCAAAAAATCACCAGCAAGTTGAGCAACTatttacatataatatataaggtagtaataattaatatatgagGTATGTACCTGTGCAATTATTGTTATGTTGAGAGCAGAATCTCCGAAAGTCATGACGCTGCTGTTGACAACTGATAAATGGAGCTTCTTCTCAATCTCAGCAACGATTTTCTCCAAAACCCCTTTTCTCTTCTCACAGTGGATGCTGATCAGCACATCTTTCTCACAGAACCTCGCTTCAATCTCGGGGAGCGATTCACAGAGATCCGTTGAGGAATCCAGATCGCACACTTGGTATTTCTTCACCAACACCACGGATTCCACAGCCGTCGTCTTCTTCGCCTTCTCCTCCAGCGCCTTCACCTTTTCCTGGAGCTGCTTCATGTACTTGATAGCATCTCCAAGAACAGAAGCCTTATCcatctatttatatatatgtgattaATGAAATTAATCCCTATTTTAATTGTAGAAGTTAATCATGATTAATTACCTTTTTGAGACCGGGGACTAGGGCAGACAAGGCGATGAACCTCTGGCTGagcttctctctcctctttctctcagCTAAGATGTGGTCTTGTGCTTGAGAGAGCTTGGTGTTGGGGGTGACTCTCTTGATCCCTTGGCATGGCTTCAGCACATAGTTTGAAGATTGATTATCAGTGAGAGTGGAAGGAGAGAACCATGCTTCCTCTTTAAGAGGCCTCACAACTCCCACAATAGGACTGGTTGGAGGGGGTGAGTTTGACATTCTTTC
This window encodes:
- the LOC131005207 gene encoding transcription factor bHLH25-like yields the protein MEISTFRNIADFGMDDPLFFQQWQVDPMEDFSSISCAFSEGFHQSYTQQPLLDFKRPAEASPAGESRPSKQLRTSNWCKQERMSNSPPPTSPIVGVVRPLKEEAWFSPSTLTDNQSSNYVLKPCQGIKRVTPNTKLSQAQDHILAERKRREKLSQRFIALSALVPGLKKMDKASVLGDAIKYMKQLQEKVKALEEKAKKTTAVESVVLVKKYQVCDLDSSTDLCESLPEIEARFCEKDVLISIHCEKRKGVLEKIVAEIEKKLHLSVVNSSVMTFGDSALNITIIAQRDDESSLDMKELVKNLRGALRI